One genomic window of Coffea eugenioides isolate CCC68of chromosome 1, Ceug_1.0, whole genome shotgun sequence includes the following:
- the LOC113768009 gene encoding scarecrow-like protein 30, with translation MDHQFLNLNGSGSDGTVVSSLEQSELNFQLQKVWDPVKRFGFNDGIVFGSLDPEPLDPSSFAPFFNVSTEVDFPDEHECYPVLKHINQMLMEENLEEQQSMSTDPLALQAAEKSLYEILGKNYPHSPRATFVTALENNAHTPDCFSESSSNHVANCSDSGSNSAASWPIPELSELSGKQGHHLVNSCKSSFHTNSVQCLHMLKNSTICGNGQVASLTDENLIPSFYSNHETMMLFKRGLEEGKKFLPSGNQLVVDLDKHTLSLKLELLAEKKKDEVEKLAEISGGRKHQNQDDDDSLRGRSNKQSATSEEEVELSELLDRVLLHADSKGLEAYSDVDVEQPNGSFKTLSRSKFLHRSRVGMSPEKRLGAEGEALDLFGLLISCAQFVAADDHRTATEKLKQIRQHASCLGDPHQRLAFILVNALEARLAGTGRDLHVALTSKRISTADQLKAYRVYLCSPLRPTFSFFANEMILEAASRATILHIVDFGITFGFQWPTLIQQLSNRDGGPPKLRITGIDFPQPGFRPAESMQQTGHRLAKYCERFNVPFEYQAIATRNWDKITIEELKLTRNEVLAVACQFGLKNISDDMVEGECPRDAVLSLIRAMNPDILVTDVLSAQLSGPFFLTRFRDALSFFLTMFDAIDNNLPRKDAQRMKFEQEFLGTQLLNIVACEGLARVERCETYRKWHARYNRAGFRQLPLNQDLLKELRGKVKKAYHKDFMLDEDGCWMLQGWKGKIISACSCWIPA, from the coding sequence ATGGATCACCAGTTCCTGAATTTGAATGGCTCTGGATCTGATGGGACTGTAGTATCCTCTTTGGAGCAATCTGAGTTAAATTTCCAATTACAGAAAGTGTGGGATCCTGTAAAGcgctttggtttcaatgatggTATTGTTTTTGGAAGTCTTGATCCGGAACCTCTGGATCCTAGCAGTTTTGCTCCCTTTTTTAACGTGAGCACTGAGGTTGACTTTCCTGATGAACATGAGTGCTATCCTGTGCTCAAACACATTAACCAGATGCTCATGGAGGAGAATCTGGAAGAGCAACAAAGCATGTCCACTGATCCATTAGCTCTCCAAGCTGCCGAGAAATCCTTGTACGAAATTCTTGGCAAGAACTATCCTCATTCGCCTCGTGCAACATTTGTAACAGCCCTTGAAAATAATGCACATACCCCAGATTGCTTCAGCGAAAGTTCAAGTAACCATGTCGCAAACTGCAGCGATAGTGGTAGCAATTCTGCTGCCTCATGGCCAATTCCTGAGCTCAGTGAGTTATCTGGGAAACAAGGTCATCATCTGGTTAACTCTTGCAAGTCATCCTTCCACACCAATTCAGTCCAGTGCCTTCATATGCTGAAGAATTCGACTATCTGTGGAAATGGGCAGGTGGCATCTCTCACAGATGAAAATCTTATTCCGAGTTTCTACAGTAATCATGAAACCATGATGCTATTTAAGAGAGGGCTAGAGGAAGGTAAAAAATTCCTTCCTTCAGGGAATCAATTAGTTGTTGATTTAGACAAGCATACGCTATCATTAAAACTGGAGCTTCTGGccgaaaaaaagaaagatgagGTGGAAAAATTGGCTGAAATATCAGGAGGAAGGAAGCATCAAAATCAGGACGATGATGATTCACTCAGGGGAAGAAGCAACAAGCAATCCGCAACCAGTGAGGAAGAGGTGGAATTATCAGAACTACTTGACAGAGTACTGCTTCATGCTGATTCCAAAGGCCTAGAAGCGTATTCTGATGTTGATGTCGAACAACCAAATGGATCATTCAAGACCTTGTCTAGGAGTAAATTTCTTCATAGATCTCGTGTCGGAATGAGTCCAGAGAAAAGGCTGGGCGCTGAGGGTGAAGCTCTTGATCTCTTTGGATTGTTAATTAGTTGTGCACAGTTTGTTGCTGCTGATGATCATAGGACTGCAACTGAGAAACTGAAGCAAATTAGGCAGCATGCTTCTTGTCTTGGCGACCCACACCAGAGGCTAGCTTTTATACTTGTCAATGCTCTCGAGGCAAGGTTGGCAGGCACTGGAAGAGACCTGCATGTTGCCTTAACTTCCAAGCGAATTTCAACTGCTGACCAGTTGAAAGCCTACAGGGTGTATCTTTGTTCTCCATTACGGCcgacattttctttctttgcaaatgAAATGATTCTGGAAGCAGCATCAAGAGCCACAATACTTCATATAGTTGATTTTGGCATCACATTTGGCTTCCAGTGGCCTACTCTCATTCAACAGTTATCTAACAGAGATGGCGGGCCTCCCAAGCTCCGCATTACAGGAATAGACTTCCCCCAACCAGGTTTTAGGCCAGCAGAAAGCATGCAGCAGACAGGTCACCGCTTGGCAAAATACTGTGAAAGGTTTAATGTACCGTTCGAGTACCAAGCAATAGCAACAAGAAATTGGGACAAAATCACAATTGAGGAGTTGAAACTTACAAGAAATGAAGTACTTGCAGTGGCCTGTCAGTTTGGCTTAAAGAACATATCTGATGACATGGTGGAGGGTGAATGTCCAAGGGATGCAGTTTTAAGCTTAATCAGGGCGATGAATCCAGATATTCTTGTAACAGATGTTCTTAGTGCACAACTCTCTGGTCCTTTCTTTCTCACTCGATTCCGGGATGccctttcctttttcctcaCCATGTTTGACGCTATTGATAACAATCTACCACGAAAAGATGCACAGCGGATGAAATTTGAACAAGAATTTCTAGGAACTCAATTGTTGAACATCGTTGCATGTGAGGGCTTAGCGCGGGTTGAGAGGTGCGAGACTTACAGAAAGTGGCATGCTCGTTATAACAGGGCTGGCTTCAGGCAACTTCCCTTGAATCAGGATCTGTTGAAGGAACTAAGAGGCAAAGTTAAAAAAGCCTACCACAAAGATTTCATGTTGGATGAAGACGGTTGTTGGATGCTTCAGGGATGGAAAGGGAAGATTATCAGTGCTTGCTCTTGCTGGATTCCTGCATAG